Part of the Methylomonas sp. AM2-LC genome, TCCAGAATTATTAGCCGATATGCACACTATCCGCGTTGGTCATATTCTGCAATTGATTATTGCCCGCCAGAAACGTCAGACGGGTAGTGCTTTGGACAGGGCTTTTAATGAGGTGTTAGCATTAGCGCCTTATCAACTCGCCGAGTTATTGCAAGAAACGTTGCAAGATTACAGCAGTAGTAAAACCCAGTTGGGAGACGTTGAGTCATTGCATTATGGATGCGAGCAACGGCAACTTCATACGGCACGCTTTCCTAACAGTATGAACCCCAAAGATAGAGGTGAAGCCGAAGACTGGTACGAATGGAGAGAACAACAGGGCAGTGTCGGGCGGGAAAACGAAGCCTTTTATACGGGTGTCTGGACTTTGCTACAGCATTGCCAAGGTTTGATCATCGGCGAGAAAATAAATAGTAAACACCGCATAGACAGTGACGAAACGCTGTCACAAATGACGCCTGGAGAACAAACCTTTAAATTGTATGTTAATCATCTGCTGAATAAAATACAGGCTCCTGTTTTTCGTCAATTAACGGTAGAAACTTTGCGTGCTTTAGCCTTAATTTTTCAAGACAATCCAGCACTACGTATTGACGACAGTATATTTACGGATATTCTGATTGGTCATGCTGTACGTATATACTGGTTACAGCTCTATCCTGAACATCGGGAGCGCTATGAAAACTATGTCTCTATGGCTTGGCAGGCTTTTTACCAATTACCTCCGCATGCGGTGGCAAATGGTATTTTAGATGCCTTGATTTATCTCCTTGATCTCAACAAAGCACCCGCACAGGTAAGCGTATGATTTTAGCAGGCGACATCGGTGGAACGAAAACAGTTCTGGCCTTAATCAATCATCACCCAGACACCGGTGTGGAATGTGTGCATGAACAAACTTTTGCCAGTGGCGATTTTCACGATTTTGACGATTTACTAAGCCAATTTTTAGCGCATAAACCCACTATTAGTGCAGCTTGCTTTGGCGTTGCCGGGCCAGTTATTAACCAACGTTGCCAAACTACCAATCTACCTTGGATACTGGATGCAGAGCAACTTAAAATTACGCTGGGTACACAACGGGTAAAACTGCTTAACGATCTGGAGGCCATGGCCTTAGGCATGTTACATTTGCAGGAGCACGAATTTATCGAGCTTAATCCAGATGCGCAAACCCAAACCGGCAATATAGCTGTTATTGCTGCTGGCACCGGTTTGGGCGAAGCCCTTTTGTATTGGGATGGTCAGCGCTATCAACCTCTTGCTACCGAAGGTGGGCATTGTTCATTTGCACCACAAAATCAACAACAAGATAAACTGTTAAGCTTTTTACGCGATAAGTTTCCAGAGCATGTTAGTTGCGAAAGAATATTGTCAGGTATTGGTTTCAGTCATCTGTATGACTTTTTAGTGGCCAGTCAGTTTGGCAAGCCTTGTCCGATTGTACCCAGTATTGGTGATCCTGATCGCAGTGCAGTTATATCCCGCCTTGGAATTGCGGGTGAAGATGAAGTTTGTAGCGAAGTAGTCAGGTTGTTTGTGGAACTTTACGGCGCAGAAGCCGGAAATCTGGCGCTGAAGTCGTTCGCTACTGGTGGAGTGTTTATCGGTGGTGGTATAGGTCCTAAAATTAGGAGTGCTATGGAAGCCGGTGGTTTTATACAAGGCTTTATCGCCAAAGGCCGTTTTCAGAAAGTGTTGGATAAAGTCTCGGTAAAACTGGCTTTAAATTCCAGAACACCTTTAATGGGGGCTATGTATTATTTTGTGGATTAATAGGGTTCTGAAACTGTAATTACTCAGCGTAGGATGGGTTTAATAGAATTATAAAGTTTCTAAAGTCTCTGTGCGCATCGAAACCCACCGAGGGCATCAGTAAACTGCCGAGTTGCCTAACACTTTCGGGTGTCCGATAGTTCGCTGAGTAGTTACCTGAAACTTATTGCTAAGTGGTCAACCAAAGTGCTATCATTTGAGCTACATTTAAAAAATATGTAGCTATCTTGTAAAGCATCATCCCTGCATAATTGAGTGCATCAAATTGTGGCAGTGTAACTTGAAAGCATTTGCGGTGTAGATTGAACATCCAGTCATGCGCATAGGTAAAAATCAAAAACCAACTGCTGACAAATGCTAGATTAAATACTAGGCAATAGAGCAACAAGGTTTTAAGTAATTCCAATGTCATAAGTTCATCTGCTTGATGTTGTTGAGTGGTAAAAAATTGGGTAACACCTTCACGGGGTTCAATCGCATGCCCGGTGGTGTGGCTCGGGGTGACGGGCGTCACCCCGAGCCGATCCCGGTTTTATTCGTTGAATATGGCAAACCTAAAGTATGTTTGTCAACGCCATTATTATTAATTGTAAGGTGTAGTTATAGCGAATTGGTAAGCGAGTTTTGCTGTAACGTAATCTGATCAGCCTTTGCAAACCGTAAACAAATACCAAACAAACTCTCCCAGCAATTCCCCTTTAATTGACCTTTTATTTGCTGGTCGGCAATGGCACTTAATTTTAGTATGCTTTGTAAATCATTAGATTTAAGTCTGCTCAACGCCTGCTGAACTAACGCTTTACGTTTGTCCCAAACTTGAAACTTTTTAAACACCGCATCTGTTTGATTGCCTTGTTTTAATTCCATTTTGATATTAAACAGGGTTCTGGCTTCGCGACTTAAAGCCCAGAGTATGATGGGGGCGGCGATGCCTTCGGCTCTTAGATTATTAAGAATGTTAATGGCGCGATTCAGATTCCCTGCCAGTAGGACGTCATTTAAGCCAAATACATCGAATCTTGCGCTGTCGGCCACTTCATCCTCTACCATGGCGCTGTTTATGCGCGTTTTGCCATGCAGAATATACAGTTTCTCTATCTCTTGGGCAGCAGCTAACAGATTGCCTTCAATTCTCGCTGCCAAGCATTTTAATGCGTCGCCATCCATTTGCATGCCGCGCCGTTCCGCGCGTGATTGCAACCATTGC contains:
- a CDS encoding DUF6868 family protein; translated protein: MTPVTPSHTTGHAIEPREGVTQFFTTQQHQADELMTLELLKTLLLYCLVFNLAFVSSWFLIFTYAHDWMFNLHRKCFQVTLPQFDALNYAGMMLYKIATYFLNVAQMIALWLTT
- the glk gene encoding glucokinase, yielding MILAGDIGGTKTVLALINHHPDTGVECVHEQTFASGDFHDFDDLLSQFLAHKPTISAACFGVAGPVINQRCQTTNLPWILDAEQLKITLGTQRVKLLNDLEAMALGMLHLQEHEFIELNPDAQTQTGNIAVIAAGTGLGEALLYWDGQRYQPLATEGGHCSFAPQNQQQDKLLSFLRDKFPEHVSCERILSGIGFSHLYDFLVASQFGKPCPIVPSIGDPDRSAVISRLGIAGEDEVCSEVVRLFVELYGAEAGNLALKSFATGGVFIGGGIGPKIRSAMEAGGFIQGFIAKGRFQKVLDKVSVKLALNSRTPLMGAMYYFVD
- the holA gene encoding DNA polymerase III subunit delta yields the protein MRISGEQLRANLQKSLAPVYLISGDEPLQLGESADEIRLAAKHAGYNTREVISIDSGNEWQQLTDEASSLSIFSDKKLIDLRLPSSKPGNEGSKALISYCQNPAPDTLLLITTGKLDSNSQKSQWFQAIDKIGIFVQVWPLQGIQLLQWLQSRAERRGMQMDGDALKCLAARIEGNLLAAAQEIEKLYILHGKTRINSAMVEDEVADSARFDVFGLNDVLLAGNLNRAINILNNLRAEGIAAPIILWALSREARTLFNIKMELKQGNQTDAVFKKFQVWDKRKALVQQALSRLKSNDLQSILKLSAIADQQIKGQLKGNCWESLFGICLRFAKADQITLQQNSLTNSL